Below is a window of Arabidopsis thaliana chromosome 2, partial sequence DNA.
aagaaatattgaatttatagttttatacgACTCTCTCGTTAATTACTAGCATCCTTTTTATATTTCAGTaactatatagaaaaaaattctaacGCATTTGCTAAAAATAagctacaacaacaaatctcTAGCTATGTTTTTATCGCAAATAAGCTACAACAACATAATAAGCTACATTTGCACATGAATAAACGATGCACGAATCTGTCTCACCTTGTTTTATACGTATAGAGCGCACTTGTTTTCTAGAAACTTTTCCATTATAATTGATTAgttcagaaaaaaattagaagatttgAAGGTGTTGTGTGGCGATATTCATATACCAAAATCAGTAACACAAAATCAGTAAATAAAGGAACTTAAAGAGAATAcgaaaattaaacaaagacaaaagaagaatatggaaCTTGTGACACATGaagttcaaaaacaatataacatGACGATGAATGAATCCATTAACCTTTACAATGACTTAGCGGGGAGCCGCATAGACAGTCGTTGCCGGCAAACACACTTTCTGGAAACTTTGTCACCGGAAGTTTCCCACAAAGATGGTTTTGACTCAAGTTAAGTGTCTTTAATCCGGCCACCCTCGCCGGCACTTTCCCGAACACTAAGTTCCTTGATAGATCAAGCGTCTCGAGCGTCGTCGAGAAACTTAGCTTCCTCAAATCGAATCGGAGTTTGTTCCCCGACATTCGAAACTCCCGTAGTTGCTCTGCTCCCTTCAAGAACCTCAGTGGACTCCCTGAGATCTCGTTGTCCGAAAGATCAATGGAAACGTAGAGATCAGTTTGCCTTGTTTTCCAATCGTCTAAGCTCATCTTGATTCCACATTTAGCCAACTTCAAAGAGCCGAGGATCGACGCTGAGGTCACCCATTCCGGGATTGTTTCCATGTGAAACTTGTTGTACGACAGATCTAGAGTCAAGATGTAATTCTTCACGTTCAAAACAGGGAATGGATTGGTTAGAAGATTGTGAGAGAGATTGATATTAGCAATTTTAGTCAGCTTGGCCAAACTCTTCGGCACGGCTCCAGAGAAACGGTTCTTGGAGAGATCCAGTGTGTCGAGCGCCACGAATCTTGATAAATAGCTCGGTATCGACCCCGAGAGATTGTTCTGACCTAGCTCAAGGAACGCAAGAACCGGCGCGAGCGATGCAATCGACGGAGGGAGCTTCCCGGAGAATCTGTTGCGTGAGAGAGTGAGGATTCGAAGGTTAGTCATTGATTTGAAAATATCCGGGATGGTTCCAGAGAGACGGTTTCCATCGAGATTAAGATTCGAAATGAGCTTGAGATTAGCAATCCCTAACGGTATTGTTCCGGTTAAGAGATTACCGCCAAGATTTAGGTAGTTTAACCGAGTTAAATTGGATATGGAACTCGGGATTGAACCGATGAACCGGTTTCCTTTAACGGTTAATGTATCTAAGCGGTTAAGCGCGCCGATGTTGGCTGGAAGAGGACCAGAGAGACGTGTATTCTCGAGGTAAACATACTTTAGATGTGGTAATCTGAATAAAAATGGTGGAAATGGTCCTGTGATGTTTTTGAGATTGATAAAGACGACCCCTTCCAAATGCTGGAGTTTGGCCAGTGACGGAGAGATTGTGCCAGAGAGAAAGATTCCGGCATCGTCGGACTCTATGCGGATAGTGAGTACGACGACACGGTTGCCGTTAGGGCAACTGACACCGTTCCAAGAGCAGCAATCAGTACCTTTTTTCCAAGTGCTTAGAATACCTGAAGGATCTTTGGTTATACCCGATTTAAAAGCTAATAGACCCGCCTCATCATCAGGATGACACGTGGCTGCTGCGGTGGGGTTTAAACACCGGAGAAAGATCACGGCggtgaaaatgaagaagttgTGGAAAGAACAAGAGTTCATGGTagtgaattttattttttgtagtgaGGTTGAGAGAAGCAATTAGCAAACTGATAGCTAATTAGTCTAAAGAGAGATTAGACTCGACACCAATTAATATCAAATAGTCAAAGTTGACCCATTTGGACCAATCCATTTGCGCGTAACGATTAATACAGTGTAAAGATAATTAAATAACAGTATAAAAcgtgacaaaaataaaaactatatagcATAATAACTACCAATTATCTTTTGTCAAAAGGTTGTTTTGACAAAAAGGGTCTTTTGACATTATTTAAGattatttagtattttatagGAGGGATGTTTAATATTGACCGTTATAGGTTATAAACTCTGTAGAAAAAAGTATTCTTAGTAGTGACTTTTTGGTAAGATAATCCTTTTAAATGGTACTAATATAATGGGACAACATTTGGCATGTGGGAAAAGAAATATACAAATGAATGCTAAAAGGTACCGCTAGAGCCTAGAAGTTCAATATACAAATGAAAGAATATCAATAAAAGAAACCGAGgataaagcaaaagagaaaggagagatGAATATTAAAACGCTAATTCATGATGTAGAATGTAGATGATGGCAATGTTCTCACCAAGATTGTCTGCCTTAAAGTCGGAAAAAGGTAGATTCGACGTAAACCCATATTTTGATAAAGGTTTATAAGACCAATATGCCATAGATTTAAAAATGATTCGGGATATATAAAAATGCAGAGAATATGTGTAATCTATTTGCTGAGATTTTCAAGATAAATTGCTCCGGATTGTAGTTCATTTGATAGAAAATGAGGACAATGGTTTCTAGACAAGAACGTACACTATTAGAACTTACACAAagcaataaaaagaagaagaagcaaacttAGTTTCACCAAACCATAAATATAGACAAAATACAACAAACATATTTCATAATGTTTTCTCCAGCTAAGTAGGAGACACAATGGAAAAGCACACTAAGACCACGGGGTTTCCTACATTATTGCAAACCGAACAACGCTCATCACACGACATAGTTCAATCAATGTTTAGAAGGATCAAGAACTTGACCAATGAACAAAATTACTCCACTATTGTCTTCTCTCACAGTGAACAGAAATGGATGGTCAGCTACAAAATCCGGGTTCCGCATCAAACATTGGGGCATCATGATGGCAACAGAGACCGCTGCAGCTTCGGTTCCCTCTTCATCCACCTCAATGCAAGCTTTATGAATAATGCTTGAGACGTGCAGTTTATCACCGTTCGAAGGCGAATCAACCATCTCAGTTAAATTACCTTTGGAAGTAAATGGAGAAGTAAGCCCCATGTCTTTCAAAACTTCTGAAGCTTTAAACTCAAAAGAGAAGTTCAACTTCGGAATTCTCAAAGCATCGACTGGTGTACGGTGAAGTGGAATATGGCTATCAAGAAATCCTGGTTCAGTGCTTATTTTCTCAAGCAGAGCAGCTAGTCCGTCTTTGTCATTAGGAAGATAAATGTACATGGAGAAATGACGTTTATCCTCTACATAAGGTAGGCGCAAAACTTGGAAACCATCATAGCCTCTTAGATATTGGTCCTTATAACTCATCATGAAGGGGACTTTTACCGTGTTACcgtcaagaagatgaaaatcgTTATCTTTTGTTAGTTTTGCATCAAATTTTCTACTCCATGCTGCTTTGAAGTACACTGCATTTGCTAGAATAAGTGTGCTATTACGGATCTCCTTGATAGTATCGGTACAATCGCGTGAAAGAATCTGCTTGATGAGTCCATTTGTGTGGACGTCAGCCCATATATTTACCTCATCAATCACTTCAACAGGCTTCATGACCAAGCGATAAAAATTGACCAATCATTAGTGAAGTTGGATGTCATATATAcacaagaaattgaagaaataaaaaaagagaatgtgATATAGCCGTCTCCTTCGTAACCACATTAAACGTCTTAAATAACACGAACATTCACCTTTATATATCTATGTTATAGGGATTAGTCTAAGTTTCGGTCCCATAATAATTGAAGCAAAATTTATCCCTAACGAAAAAAGTTACCTTGGTTGCGAAGTCAACTTGACTACAAGAAGCCTTGTAGGAATTCTCCAAAAGCTCTTTAAAGGAAGGCTTCAAATAAGAAGACTTGTCGATCCAGACACCGTGAGCCGTAGATAAGCACAAATCACTTCTCTCGGTGCCGCCGTCCGCGATCTTGGCCAAGACCGCGTTAAGGTGATCCGTAGACGGTGACATGAGGAATGAGAGGATTTCTTCTTTGGTGACGGGATTAGAACCAGCGGCGATGAGGCTGAGCAAAACGTTGATTGACATCGGTGAAAAGACAACATTGGAGCCATTGGCGACATCTGTTTCAATGACTTTCTTTGCTAGTCTTGCCACGACGTTGTTTTGGTTCTCAATTGATTTTCCTAACTCCATTTTTTTCCAAGAAGAGGTGTACGGGAAGATATAAGAATGGTTCTGAATATGCAGATGTGATGATTGATGAAATAGCTTGTTTCAAGTATACTAGTagctattttttgttttaaatatattttctgcACATGAATTATTCAATCGAAATGATTTAGAAGTAATAAAGTACCGCGTGTGGAAAAGTCGTATCATGGACTTCGTTGGAAGTACTTGGCATTAACTATAAACTAGGTCTTGAAGTTTGGTTAATTTATGCCTTATGGGTCAATTTACTTGGAACAACTCTCTTTTTCATCCTTTTACCCATAAGGCATATGCATAAACCAATTGTTCCAAATCGATTTTATAACTCTGGGAGTTGCCATTTGGAACAACTctctttttcatcattttataTCTCAATCTAGGAATCTATCATAGCTTGGCTATTCTCTAAAgtaaatttcctttttctttactttctaGCACTTAAATAAAACTCCAATGAGCTatctttttcagtttaaaatatatttctatgtTAATTAGCTCATTTGAACATAAATCTTTCTTGCTTTGGTGTCTCCTACATGTATATTTTGGAACCGTCTGTCAATTGGATTGGTGGATTCCGACTCTTAtatcaaagagaaacaaaataaaaaaacagagtaataatCTTATTAGAGGGGgaaaacaatgtttttaaaaccaaatcattGCTAGAGAACGTGATTTCCTAGCGAAAGTTTACACTTTACACCACAATATATACTA
It encodes the following:
- a CDS encoding Serine protease inhibitor (SERPIN) family protein (Serine protease inhibitor (SERPIN) family protein; FUNCTIONS IN: serine-type endopeptidase inhibitor activity; INVOLVED IN: biological_process unknown; LOCATED IN: cellular_component unknown; EXPRESSED IN: petal, root, seed; EXPRESSED DURING: 4 anthesis, E expanded cotyledon stage; CONTAINS InterPro DOMAIN/s: Protease inhibitor I4, serpin, plant (InterPro:IPR015554), Protease inhibitor I4, serpin (InterPro:IPR000215); BEST Arabidopsis thaliana protein match is: Serine protease inhibitor (SERPIN) family protein (TAIR:AT2G25240.1); Has 6569 Blast hits to 6505 proteins in 479 species: Archae - 66; Bacteria - 381; Metazoa - 5076; Fungi - 12; Plants - 345; Viruses - 468; Other Eukaryotes - 221 (source: NCBI BLink).), which gives rise to MELGKSIENQNNVVARLAKKVIETDVANGSNVVFSPMSINVLLSLIAAGSNPVTKEEILSFLMSPSTDHLNAVLAKIADGGTERSDLCLSTAHGVWIDKSSYLKPSFKELLENSYKASCSQVDFATKPVEVIDEVNIWADVHTNGLIKQILSRDCTDTIKEIRNSTLILANAVYFKAAWSRKFDAKLTKDNDFHLLDGNTVKVPFMMSYKDQYLRGYDGFQVLRLPYVEDKRHFSMYIYLPNDKDGLAALLEKISTEPGFLDSHIPLHRTPVDALRIPKLNFSFEFKASEVLKDMGLTSPFTSKGNLTEMVDSPSNGDKLHVSSIIHKACIEVDEEGTEAAAVSVAIMMPQCLMRNPDFVADHPFLFTVREDNSGVILFIGQVLDPSKH
- a CDS encoding Leucine-rich repeat (LRR) family protein (Leucine-rich repeat (LRR) family protein; INVOLVED IN: signal transduction, defense response; LOCATED IN: endomembrane system; EXPRESSED IN: hypocotyl, root; CONTAINS InterPro DOMAIN/s: Leucine-rich repeat-containing N-terminal domain, type 2 (InterPro:IPR013210), Leucine-rich repeat (InterPro:IPR001611); BEST Arabidopsis thaliana protein match is: Leucine-rich repeat (LRR) family protein (TAIR:AT1G33590.1); Has 69641 Blast hits to 27603 proteins in 993 species: Archae - 28; Bacteria - 4622; Metazoa - 15628; Fungi - 695; Plants - 43975; Viruses - 2; Other Eukaryotes - 4691 (source: NCBI BLink).), which produces MNSCSFHNFFIFTAVIFLRCLNPTAAATCHPDDEAGLLAFKSGITKDPSGILSTWKKGTDCCSWNGVSCPNGNRVVVLTIRIESDDAGIFLSGTISPSLAKLQHLEGVVFINLKNITGPFPPFLFRLPHLKYVYLENTRLSGPLPANIGALNRLDTLTVKGNRFIGSIPSSISNLTRLNYLNLGGNLLTGTIPLGIANLKLISNLNLDGNRLSGTIPDIFKSMTNLRILTLSRNRFSGKLPPSIASLAPVLAFLELGQNNLSGSIPSYLSRFVALDTLDLSKNRFSGAVPKSLAKLTKIANINLSHNLLTNPFPVLNVKNYILTLDLSYNKFHMETIPEWVTSASILGSLKLAKCGIKMSLDDWKTRQTDLYVSIDLSDNEISGSPLRFLKGAEQLREFRMSGNKLRFDLRKLSFSTTLETLDLSRNLVFGKVPARVAGLKTLNLSQNHLCGKLPVTKFPESVFAGNDCLCGSPLSHCKG